Within Cucumis melo cultivar AY chromosome 4, USDA_Cmelo_AY_1.0, whole genome shotgun sequence, the genomic segment ACTTCTTCATATATCTATTTTACAAAATGGACTTTAGAATTATGCATGAATGGTTCTTAAAGTAGATgctaattaaaagttgaaattgaTTTTTACTTATATACGAAAGTTAATTGATACTCACAAGATGTTCTTTTTTTCAATAAAGATGAtattttaattcaaatattGTAGAGGAAAAGATTAGACTTCTTATATTAATTGATGtgtttatgtatttatttaattgagatgaaattgacaaaatatagaaaaagagAGACAAAGAAAAGGGTATATATTTATGACAAGCTAAGCCATAGGCATTAGGCATTAAAGAGAAGAAATAGCATTTCTTTAGCAAACATCAATGGTTGTTCCCTCCTTGTTAGGAATTATTGTCCAATCAAAGTCAAGAGTCAAAGTCTTATTACTTTGAATAAATATATAATCTGAATACTTCAATTCTATCCAACAAGTTTTTTTTCTACTTTATATCAAAAGTCAAAATAGTTCTTTTTCTTGTGAAATTGGCTCTTAAAATATATGTTCGAGTTCTTTTTGTTCAAGTCCATTAATTGAATTCATCACTGttttaaaaggagaaaaagttatttagcattttttttttttgcacaatGGAGATGGGGAGATTTCAGAGAGCACTTCTTCTATAAATTGAACTTCTGTCAGTTAACTTCTGTGAGTTCTTAATATTAATTCTTACGATATAATTTTAAACATTAAAATgtttaaacttaaaaataacTTATTTACTTTGAACAAAATATAAGAAGTTGAAATTCATTTAAATTACAACATAGTTCAAAGAAAGTTGAACTTTAATTCTTGTAATTGGATAAAATCTCATAAATAGTACTATGATGTGATAAATCAAACTTAACTTTTTAAAAGTGAAAACTAAAATGAATAAAAGTTCGAAGTGCCAAAAAATagtatttaaagaaaaaaattataattttattcaTCTGACTTCATACCCAAATTTCAATAACAAGGACTAGAACCTATCATATCAAACTCCTAAGACTAGTACAAAAATTCTTAAACCTGAAGAACCAAATTAGAAAGTAACTAACCTTTTTATAAGGGGAAAGAAAACTATATTTTAGGCCTTACAAAGATTCTGACTGAATTTTGTACTAATAGTTTTTCATACATTTCATCAACTGATCAGTCACAGCCAAATTCTTCCATCCATTTGGGTATTACAAAGGCATCAGTGtaacgaaaaacacaagtgttggCAGCAGCAGCAAAGGGATTGTGGAAATAAACCTGTCAAGAAGCTTTgtaagaaagagaaaaaaaaaaaagaactaataGAAATGGATATGGCTGAACCATTTCTAGTAACCTACTGATGGAGTTGTGTACACTTCAGCCATTTCCTTCCCAATTCTCCATGATATGAATTTATCCATTTGGGAATTCTAGTATGCTGTGGATGATGTTGTATCTCCTTTTATTTGCACTGTCTAGGTCGAAAATTCTCTTCGGATAATAGAGAGTTGATCAGGGTTTCGAGCCGTTTTGCTCCAGGACCAGGTTTCAATACATTAGTACTGCCGGTGATGGAGCATGGATCTGTTCCATTTTCGTGGCTTCCAATGCACCAACCACCAGCAACTACCATGTTGGGGCGTTTGTGTAGGAGTTGCTTGTCGATTTCATCGAGTACAGGATcttctccaacaaactttcttGCAAATGGAGCATTGCTATCCACCATCCTTTGCATATCATTGACATTGAGATGGTGAGGATGCTGTTTGGGAGGATTGTCCCATGATATGAAATGGAGGTCACTGTTCACAGTCGTGTTTTGGAACTGTTGTGCGTTGCAGACGACAGTGTGGAAGTACCCTTCTGGGGAAGATATGAAGTTTGCATAATACATGAGGACGATTCGAGGTAGATTTTCCCACCCCCAAATGCAGTAGTCAATAAAAGGCCGAGAAAGTGCCATCCAAGCGGACCCTGTGATAAGGCAAGACAAGAGTTCAGTAAAAGAACTCCTAAAGAAAAATTCATCCGTTCAAAGAAAGATAGGGATTAGAGATTGTAGGATTGCTGAATTACAGTATGGCCTAAATATATGCTAACGAAGTAATGAATTACATACAAAAAGTGAGCAAAACGAAACATTCAGTTGATATTCACAGAAAATAATGAGTTCTATGCAGAACATAATCTAAATTTGCAcctcgaaaaaaaaaaaattatatgtaaGAAATCCAACATCATATCTAATCTtaaccaaaaagaaaagaaaagaatgtatgTCTACATCCTTCAAGCTGTTTTTTTGGTTAATACTATGTTGTCAGTGGTTCCACTTTTTGTATCATGTTCATGGTCTATGCCATCGTATTGTTTATGATTCTAAGGCTACACTTCATGCAGGCAAGAAATGAAATGAATATCCTTAATATTACCTACATGAAAATTTTCCCATCACCAAATCATATTCTAAGCATGTACTTGAGATTTTCCACCATAACTTGTAATAACCTTAAAGCATAAGAACATGTTTACACCAAGGCATTCAAGTATATAAAGTGAGAAGGAAGATCTATACTTCTGAATGgccttcaaattttaattttgattaataACATAATGATCAAATCATCCTGAAACTTTTGCCACCATTCTTTGGTAATTTCTAGAGTTCTTTGAAGATGTAAAcacaaaatagaaaatacatACTTTTTTTGGATATCCACTAGTGTTCAGACCAACACATAAcctcttaattaattattgagaCTGTGTTTCCTTTGTATCACTATACCAACCCACCATGGTTAAAATAGAAAAACCTAGACTACATGAAGGTGCAAACACGTAAACGTTGCAAAGTTCCCCAACACTTTGAAAGCAAAAAGAAACAAGACATTAAGGCAATTAAATCATTTCTTGTTCCTCTCATCTGTTTCTTAGGAAATGAAGAAAGTACAAATATGTTGTCACATAATCGATACAATGATCAGCAGTTGCAAAGCAATGGCGCAAATTATGAAGTTCGTGTAGCAATATCAACTGAATGATCCAAGATAAGTTTCTAGCAAACTCAGAAGTCCATTAGCTGAACAAATAATTCTAAGACCTACATCCATAAGTCAATATCTAAATGGCAATTCCCATAGCAGCACTACAACAAAAACTAAACAATTGGAGTTTTCTGTGTCAGTTTATATCATACACACATCAAAAGGGAAAAGAGAAACCATTtgttatctaaatctaaaccaTGATCAATCAAATTCTTGTTCTAAGAAacagaattttatttttttcaaaatttacctGTAAAGAGTTTAAAGGCTGTTGGCACACTTCTACGCTGTGTAATCCAAAACACATCAGCTTTCTTCGACATATACAACCCAGGATCAATAATCACTGGCTTAGCCCTCTGACTCCTACAAACATCAAAACTCAATTTCAATATCAACCCTTTTAGGAAAAAAACGAgccaaaagaataaaaaagaaacactGAAATACCAAAGAAGAAACATTTCACTTACTCTTTCCATCCAATGTTACTAGTATGATCAATGAAATTAAGATCACGAGGCAAGTAAGAAAAAGTATGCAGCAGATCTAGCAAAAAAATCCAAAACGCATCAACAAAAATCGTTAACTCATATAAGAGAAAAACCCAAATAAAAGGAGACTGAAATGAACAATAACAAAAACCCACCATCTTGTGTAACAAGAGGATAATCCGAAGCACTGAGGTTAATAAACCAATCCCAATCACCACCTTCTCGGAGCAAAATCGCCGCCGCGTGCAATGTATTAGCTACCATAGTCGGGCCTCGATATGTAACAAGATTAGCCTTAGTGATGACCTTCACATTCCCAAATTTCTTAAAATTGGGATGATTCTGCACATACTTTTGCAGATCCAGCCGCTCCTCCGGCGGCGATTCGAGGTCCAAATGTAAAACATACCGATTAATCGGATGGTACAGCGCTTCAAGCGTCCTTTTCAACATGTTTCCCTCTCCGACTGAACCCGAAATTAGGTACGCAAATCGCGGCGGCGGAGGGAGCGATGAAATTGGTACCGGATGAAGCTTCGATTCAACAAAGAACGAACTCGAAACAGCCACAGATTTGTAAAACGGAAACAAAGGCGTCCCTCCGGGGGAGGCCACCAttgaaagaaagagaaggaacAGAGAAACCATCGAGCCTATTGCTAACGGGAAGATCCATCGCCGCTCCATATTTGGTGGGTGTCTCAAATGCATATAGTAAGTCCTTAATTTCTTCATTTCGCCTTCAAAATCGAATGACCCCCAAAGCAATTGCTTCAAACATGGGGGTTTTGAGTGTGTAAATGGAAAAATGAGTTGAAAATCGAGTTGGGTGTTCACCGATCTTTGCTGAAACTGGATTGGAATCAACACGATTTGGGTTCAATACAGAAAAAGAAGGGATTTTGAGTGTTCAGTTGAGAAACGAACTAGAAcacattttttatatatgaGAAAAATATACATTCTAtttcagtttctctctctttctctctttcaggCTGCCATTGCATTTTTTGACTCTTCTCCCTAATCTACCTTGGATGAAAATGTAAGCAAAGATTTGATCTATTCAACAATGGTGGAATAGCCTTATATAGCTATCAAATTATTTCACTCTCACATTTTTCTCTTTGGTATGTTACTTTCTCATTAAAATTTGCGTTTCTAATCTAATTTTAATGTCTCTTTGACTAATGTTAACCTTTGATCTTAACATTTAGTTTGGTTTTCCTTTAatgtttcattattttttaaaatcctTTCTTTATGTCCatcaaatatttaataattatgtaaacttgtttaaaaaatataaaatgtttattgattaatttaaatatttttatttttataagttttctatttttgaagtacatttacatttacatttacattttattgataattttactaacaatttttaataaatttcaattttttttaccttttttttttttgttgatatcaacgttttaaaatattaactctaatataatttaatagattaaaggaatatatatatatatatatatatatatatataattaaatattcttATCTTTAATTTTTATGCATTTTTTTCGATAAAGTTCTTGCGAAGAAGCAtgtgtattttgtttttatttttgtttttttgaatgTATGAACAAACATTTGTTAAATATAAATGAAAGCATCATTGAGCAATTTAGAAAAACAACGAAAATACAACAATAATCTTGATTAGGAATTGAAATACAATGCCTATGAAGTCaaaacaaagaacaaaaaaaaggaaattaaattagattttatgattgaaaaaatagtttagaaaaTTGAGAGATAAAGATGGAATTTAAATGACCATTTTAATTGTTGTGTTTAGATCATTAGGCCACTTTCATTTCATCCTCaacacattaaaaaaaaaaaaattcaaaagtgattaaatcaaaacattaatatatttgtttattttcaatcttatataaaaaaaaattcttccttttttctttctccacaaaggaaaaaagaaatgttCAATTTTCTCTTGGCTTAGGGGAGGAGATTGTCTATGCAAGGAAGGAATTTGCAAAAGATCAAATaattaaaggaagaaagaaaaaaaaagcatctttttaaaaaagtattcATGGATTTCATGCAactaaaataaaaccaaacaacaaacaatgtatGAATAGTGTTTATTGATTTACTTTCTTATCATTTTGTTAACTTGTGGAGTGTTAAAAACTTCTATCAACTAGGTTTTActcatttcaattttatatttagagaaaaagaaaacaatatttctttctttaatttacTTTTAGGAATTACGTTTTAGTTTTTTAAAGTGTCTAACATATGAGAAAAATCAATTCGAGAAACAAGGCTTACAAGAGGTCTCATACATTTTTTTCATAGCAGAAGGTAGGAtttcttaataataataataataataataataatagaacgAGCAAGCGAGTGAACCACAAAAGAAGACTTACTTAAATTTTTTCAAACATATGTTTTAGATTAAATTGAAGCATTTAACTTTAGTCTTTTAATGTATTTAGACCTATAAAAATGGTGAAACCAAACATCCTCCCGTTGCAATTTTATTGTCGTTTGTTAAACTTTAATTTCCATACCTTGTTCATCAAATGAGtataaacaatatttaaaatatcaatgtTGATAGAAGTGTCAAAAGAagtgatttaatttttttgtataaCTCAATCTACACCTAATAAAAATATGTCATGCGACAGTATTCTTTTAAAATgattatcttttttcttttatgtacaAAAAGAGATATATCATAAATGAAAGTTATACGTGACCTATATTATACCTAATCATTATCCTGTGATCAATTAAAATATTAGCAAAGTTATCATTATGAAAGGTTTtcgaaatatatatacatgtatatAAGCACATAAGttcaaagaaatatatataaattaataaagaaaCCATTTACTTTTGAATGAATTAGAActcttaatattaatatttatagttTAAGTTCAGAGAAGTTTATGTAAATAGTGAAAAAACTTAGaaaatatttacgatatataataaaataagatTATAATTATAGTTTATGTACttgtttatttttcatatttgttaATTCTTTTACAATATATTGTAAATGTCAATTCAATGTTCGTTACATCGATGTAAATCATTGgacaaataaaaatattaattatgatattgacacatagataataaaaaaaattaatacctTGGGATAAAGTAACATTTTAATCCATTTtagttaaaataatattaatgataTGAATTAAATAGACTATAGAGAGTGatgaattttactatatttaaaaagttGCACAAAATAACATAAATTAGACAATAAATATAATCTATAGCACAAAGAAACAATATTTGTAAAAATGACAATTTTTTATCAGTCATatggtaatttttttaaaatatgaattttgCCTTTCAGTTTCCTTCCTCTCATGCCACTAGAGATTATCTTCTATCATCGATATCATGCCACCGATAATAAAAATCGATAACAACTATCAGGGATAGCATATCATCGATAGTAAAACAATTACCAGTGATAGCGGttagtttttaatttgaaaaatttcggtaaggtttttttttttaaaatcattaatGTAAGAAAACcttttttgaaaaaagttgGATGAAGTTGATATAatgaatttgtgtttgtgagAGGAAGTTTGCTTTTCTTTAAAGTCAACCAATTACTTAAAAGGGGatgtttcaattttattattattattagaaacTAAACCGAAGAGATAGTAATGAAAAAGAGAGGTCCGTTGTTAATTAGAATTTTCCATAATAATCTTCAAAAATTacgattctttttctttttctttttctttctttcgaGTTCTTCCTAAAATTAATAGTAAAATTATGTGAGACATGAATTTCCATTACTTAAAGTACATTTATTGTCTCTATAACATAAAAATCAATCAATGTGGTTTGACCAATTGTTAtcattttactttttaaaacgattcatgctatatatatatatatatatttattgtatgAATTTGATGTTCTTGATCATCCATCTCTCATCTTAACATGTCAAATGATCAGTATAGTTATTGATAATTTGAATATAATTCTAATAGGAAAAACATTAAATATGTTAGATTAACAATATATatgatttctttttctctttataaATATAGAGTTAAATTGTAAATGGTGATTGTATTCAGTAAAATTGTTAATATTAAATCGAGATTTAGAAATTGCAAACAAATGGTAAAAATGAAAGGTTAGATATGtaaataaaattagaagttgaaaggaaaaaagagacAATAATTTAATGTAAAGCAATTTATAGGGAAGAAGGGTTGACCAAATCAAAGTaaaattgaataatttttacagCCCAGATTTAATTGATAGCATATTGGTACAAAATAGATTTAATTTAATCTGCCTGCAGCCTAATTGAAGGTGACATTGATTTGATAACATTAATTGTTCACATTGGCCCAAGTTAGGTATGTCAACAAACATCACCAAATTTGATATCTACACCAAATTccaaaaattaacaaaaaaaaaaaaaaaaaaaaaaaaaaacataaccaaACATTTTCTATATATTTAGTTTTCTTTGAATTATTCAAAGGTTAGGCAAAACGGGAAAGAGTTGAAAACTAAGATTTTTGTATGAATAATCCAATCTCCCAAACGTTAAtgttcatttatgatgatccaaTTCTTAAAAAACCGATGAGAGCTAACTCTTATGCACTATAGAACCCTTAATTACTATTAAAAATACATTATAGTACAAAGAACATCTCACTCATCGCAAAATAGTCGAAATCTACAAAATAAATATGTAGAGAAGAGTAAGATGATATTCAAACAATTCTTatacattttcaaatttaaatattttaggagacgatcaagaaaaaaaatccaacattaTAGTCAAATATTATAACAATATACATGTAACGAATATTTAagtttggaatttttttttataaaaaatgacaaatctaacaaaatatttaaagaatATCAACCTATAgaatttaagtttttatttattttactaaaaaatgttgattaaatttttttaatatatttggaACACTATGCAATAAGATATGGATTACTAGCATAAAATTAGAACAATGAGGGGAAATAATTTCTCAAGGTTAAAAATCTTAATACATTGCATACAAACATTTCTCAAgattaaaattattaaacatagaatagagacataaaaaattaataataaataaagatgATATTAATTATCATTAAAAGGTGATTTGATAATTTAATACTTTGAactattaaactaaaaaatgtATATAAAAAAGGAAACATTGAAGATATAAAAATCATCAATAAATTATTCGTACCACGACATTA encodes:
- the LOC103487031 gene encoding beta-glucuronosyltransferase GlcAT14B, yielding MKKLRTYYMHLRHPPNMERRWIFPLAIGSMVSLFLLFLSMVASPGGTPLFPFYKSVAVSSSFFVESKLHPVPISSLPPPPRFAYLISGSVGEGNMLKRTLEALYHPINRYVLHLDLESPPEERLDLQKYVQNHPNFKKFGNVKVITKANLVTYRGPTMVANTLHAAAILLREGGDWDWFINLSASDYPLVTQDDLLHTFSYLPRDLNFIDHTSNIGWKESQRAKPVIIDPGLYMSKKADVFWITQRRSVPTAFKLFTGSAWMALSRPFIDYCIWGWENLPRIVLMYYANFISSPEGYFHTVVCNAQQFQNTTVNSDLHFISWDNPPKQHPHHLNVNDMQRMVDSNAPFARKFVGEDPVLDEIDKQLLHKRPNMVVAGGWCIGSHENGTDPCSITGSTNVLKPGPGAKRLETLINSLLSEENFRPRQCK